In Phoenix dactylifera cultivar Barhee BC4 chromosome 1, palm_55x_up_171113_PBpolish2nd_filt_p, whole genome shotgun sequence, the genomic stretch CTTTGAATTCATGAATGCTGTTGATCATAATCAGTGGTGTGAACTCTGAATTCATTAGCAGCGATCATATTATTTGAAAAGATTTCAGCTTAATCCTATTTATGAGACTATATCTCAGCTATGCAAACAAACACCATAGGGCACATATACTCTCACATCGACATGCAAAGTCACGCGTACAATATGATatcaacaaaaaatatatatcattgattgatgcaaaaatttcaagaaaaaaaaaaatcttacctTAACCACAACCTTAAGTGTTGTCTCTTTTCCCATCCACTGGATTGACTTCATAAAATGAATTACAATGTAGCCCCTTTTGATTGATTGCAATGACTTGGTGTTGAGTTGGTGATTAATATTGTATCAAGTTTGATGAATTGTTATCCATCAATCCTCTGCACATTGGTGTCTACTTCTTGGGTAAGATAGCAATGGGGAACAGAGTGGCCTACCATAATAGGGCCACAAATTTACCTTAAGATTATGCTATTTAAGTTATTAGTGAACTTCCAAGAATTCTTATCTGTAGAAACAGTTGAAATGAGCTTGATGGTGTACTTTCTGACTTTTGGACTTGTTGATGTGTAAAATAACCAACAATCCTTATCCCATCTATTTTGAGGTGGCTTTAAGTCAAGGcatgcttttgattttcttggcaTGTTCCTTTAGGCTATCTCAAGTCTATCCTCACTTTAGCATTCAATTTCATCTGCTCTCCTTTTTGACACCTTCTGAGATTTTCATTGTACATGCTtctatcatctttttttttctttttaccacTTCATTGTTGTATGGTGCAACCAAATGCTTTCGTATAAGTGATCAAGTTTGACCTTTGAACCATACTTTCATATCAGAATGCTCATCTCTATTATGTTACTTTatattcttgaaaattttattcTTGTGATTCTACTGCTATCTAATAACCTCTTCGCATAGACCTTAAAAGGCAAGGCGCTAACTCACAAGGCACTCTATTAATTATGTCTCTGGTTGGCTGATTCTCTTTTCTAAGTATGCAGTACATCTGAGATCACAGAAATGATCAGAGTATTTGGTGCCACGCTTCTGCTTAGTACCGTGGTGTTATAAGCTTGACATTGAACGATATTTTGAAAACTGATTTGATACAACCATAGACACTTCTTGTATATTTTATCATTATGTAATATTCGCTGTGAAGTATTAGGTGTTATTTCTAAGTTGAAGGGtcatttcatgattttttttatatgtaatTTTTCCCCTTTACTCTGGATTTATGATACTATTAATATTCTTTTTCTGTACCACAACAAATGACCCATACAGAAAAGTTCTCCAAAATGCAAACCTGCTTCATGACCATTTTTATCTTTAAATAGACCACCTATGTCCATAGCCTGCTAGCTTGGTGCCTAGAAAATTGAAGTAGACTATGGTTGACTTGTGTGTGTTGCCAGGTTGAGATATCCTGCATATTTTTTATGATGATAATTATATTGAGGAATGAGTATTGATTAGCAGTCTAAGGTTGTTTCtagaggagatgaagatgatgactactgataaattttttttagttgatGATTAATCATATATGAATTTACCTGTGGTACAAGGGAATCTCTCTTGATGCTTTAGTGCTGCAGATGTGCCGCAGGTATTCGAATATTTTATCTCGATGTGCCAACACTTAGGATACCTGAGCCTGTTGAGGGATCACAAAGCTTCATTAAGAATAAGCTTTAGTTATGTTTTCTGCTTATGTTTTTCTCTATCATTGTTAGCATACTATATTGAGATGTAGCTTGCTAGTATATCTGTTGCTTTGTTTGGATATTGGGGATATGTCTTGCTTCGCATAATATGTATAATTAATTTGTCAGGGAAGAAAGTAGTATTGCGTTCGTATGTTGTCTTGGTCTTGATTGTTCAGAGCAGCACTAATGCAAAATGATAGAATTGTGAACAACCACTGAAATATGCAATAGTTTGTTATTTGTTAAGTAGAAATTTGTTTCATGTTTATCTTTTCCTTTTATAAATACATGAGTTAATACAAACCAACTTGTTTGTTGCTCAAGTTTGTGATTATTCAGTAGATTATCATATCAAATTGATATCTGGAGCCCTTTATGTTTTGTGGCCAccgtcttttttttctttccttttttttagccATTTCAATGTCATCAGGTCTTCAATTATACCTTTACCACCTTCAGAAACATCTAGAAGTTTGCTTGGTGCTAACTCAAGTGAAAAAATGAATAATTTTTACCCCAAAAATGTGATATGGTCTTGGCTCTTATAGTTGGATAATGCAAAAAGATAATATGTTGTGCCATAACTTATGCCCAACTCAGACAACTCCAGTTCTTTACTGCTGCTGCATTTGTTCTCTCTTCTAATGACAAAGTGTACCTCACAAGAGGTGAATAGCCTGAGGTTGTCTAATGCTTATCAACTTCTTTGCCTGCAGGAGGCATTTTCTGAAGTGCCCCCAGAGCTTGTTAAGTAAGAATGTTGAAAAGCTTCTCCAATGTGATCCACGTTTAAATTTACTGAGTCAACAACCAGATATTATATTGGAATCTCCATATTTTGAACTTCGATGCGCTGTTTTTGATGATCAAGTTGAAGCTAAAAGTCATGGTTTTGACAATATGGATGGTAAGGGACTTACTTTCTCAGGATTCTGTGATTCTGGTTCACCTCACACTACTTCATCGACATCCATGAAGAGCGCAGAACAGGATTCTGTTGGGAGAGCACCAGATCGTGTCTCACAGgaaattgcttcaccaagcacaGGTAAGACCATACAGCTCTTGGCATATATGGTGATGAAGTAGTACAAATTATCTGAACAGCTGCCTTCTTAAGtccttccaaaaaaaaactctggATGCATTTCCTTTTTATTATTTGTTCATCTTCAACGACTTGTGACAATTGACTCATCAGATCTTAGTCGCTTAGAGTACATGCTTCATAATAATTCAAGCTTAATTCTTCTATGAGTGGTGATGTTAGTTTGTCGGGATTTATTATAGTGACTGATATATATGCTATGTTCAATTTTGCTTGTGATGCtgtatttttaatattatttatttatttattattttttgaaaatattggTTGTTGATTCAGGAATAGcaatattatttattaatttattattttctgaaaattttggttGTTGATTCAGGAATAGAATCTCAGGCATTGGAAGAGCATAATAGCAGTGAGGCAGAAGAGTTGAAGGAGCTTAACAGGCAGGATCAGTTGAGTGCGCGTGGCCCCAAAGAGACCATGTCCTCAAGTCATCTGGTGAACTGCATGGAAAAGTGCACTCAGATGGCTTCAGGCAATCCATCCTCATCCAGCGACGCTCTACCAACCAAAGAAATATTGGAGAATATATCCCAGCAACTTCTCGATGACTCTCAGGGCTCCTCTGTCTTGGATGAACAATCTCTCTTGCCAAGAGTCaattcccttctctctttgatAACACCTCAAAGCCTCCAGGTAAATAATAATGGTGGCCGCAGGATAGTGGGTGATGAATCTGATTCAGTGACAGCGACTGAAGTTGTTGATGGTGCACAACCATCTGTCTCTAGAAATGAATCGTATGGAGAGCTTTTGATTAATCTTCCCCGCATAGCATCGCTGCCGCAGTTTCTATCCAATATCTATGAAGATTTCGAGGATGAAGGTAGATGATTTTCCCCGATCCATGTAGGGAGTTTACTGTAAAAATTAGCCTAGAACAATAGTGTCATTATTGAAGGCTTTTTTAGATGCTTTGGAAGTCTCatgttttaaataaataattaaatagctTATTGGCTCCCTGATTATTGAATTTATGAAATGATGCTTTGTTTCTCTCTGTTGAATAAAGGTTTTGTGACAAACATTTTCACCATGAGAAGAGAACTGGATGGTTGGATTTACAAGAATTGAGATATGTATTTAATAGTTACATAGGCACTATCCAAAAGAATTAGAGAATGAAGGGATGTAATCACTGCATATGTGAGAGGAGATATCCATCCATCTCCAAGTGATGGGAATTTATAGATACGCATCTCATCAGAATATAACAGGAAGCATTTCAAACAGACAGAAGGGGGCATGCAGGCGCTAAGGATTCGTTGGAGCTGCTTGCTCTACCGCAGCTTGGGTCTCTTCTTCGAGCATGTTCATGAGCATGGAGATCTGGTCCTGAAGCATGGCATTCTCCCTCTCTACCTCTGCCCGTTTGCTCCGTTCCTGCAGGAGCTGAACTTGGAGGTGCTCGAGGCATCGTGCGTCCTCATCCAGCTGCTCGTTAAGCCCATCAATCTCCCTGTCCTGTTTTGCCAATTCAGACAATCAATCATCAACAAGTGGGATGGGAGAACTGCCTCAGTTTATGTCCAGAGACCCAGGAAGCCACAAACCTTTCTGTTCATCTCTTGAATGGCGATCCTCCGCATGCTCTCCACAACATCAACATTCACAAGCTTCCGCTTCTTTCCGACTAACCATCCCTTGGGGTATGATGCGGAGTCGAAGTCAGGTGGGGGGAGTAGGACTTCAGCCGTGGTGCGGCAGCCATTGGAGCCACCCATGGTGGGCTCTAATGGTTCAAAGAGAGCTCTACGGCGTTCGGATAAGGTGGCTTCTGCTGTTTCTTCCTTGGGCTGGTCATCTGGTGCGGCGTCCATCTTCCTCGATTCCTTAGATTGATTGATGGGTGTTTTGAGGCTCTCTTCCTTCAGTACATTTTCCAAGCTCCGCCCTCCGGCTGAAAAATAGGGTTGGCCATCATTTCATTACAGAGACAGCGAACTAACTACTTTAAACTACAAGCAAGAGAAGAATTCTAGAGCCGGTTTGACACCTGTTTCATTTCTTAGAAGTAGAAGCACAGAGaccatgattaaaaaaaataaaaaaaaaattgatgaaaaattattttattatttgtttttgAGAACAAAGATTCATATGTTATACCATCGCTATCATTGCTATTTAGTCACACCACCGCCATCATTATCATTATCAGGGTTTTCTACCATCTCTACCATGTTTACCACCATTATCATAGCCTTAACCACTaacatcatatttatatttttaaacaataattaatttctccaaacatatttatattttttaaaaaatttaaaaataaaataaaaataaaaaatatctatattttataaaaagaaaataatagaagTGAGCACCTTAGTTTCTATTTTTCATATTCAACCACTATAAGGTGGGCTGCGTCTCAAGCGACGGGGGAGGAATGAATGTGGGGAATAATTAACAGCTCTCCAAATCAACAGCCGGCGATGCCGAGGCTTTACTTATTAGTATAAATATTTAATGGCACATGACCAACTCCCTTCACAAACTTCGGCTACAAGGTTTTCCTCGAACACCTCCACCTCAAACATTTTGCACCATCTCATATCCACTCTAATTACCATGGTCTTTAATGCAATAAAAGCTAAGAACATACTTCCTCCCATGATCATCCAATGGCCCTGTGTTTTTCTCCTGgctaaattatcctttgtacaTAGACATAAACCTTTTCTACCAAAAGGCTGAATTGCGttagttacaaaaaaaaaaaaagaattgcaaTCTAAAACCGACGGCTGGATATTTGTTAAAGTAATATGGAAATTTCTTATTAAGAAGCAAATCTTCATGCATAAATTCAAAGATCTCTGGCAACcatctagaaaataaaatttattttaaaaaaagagggcAGAATGGAACCCAGCTAAATACCACCAGGTGGGTATGGCTTGGAACcgacaagcaaaagaaaaggaaaaacaaaaaaaaaccgaGCCGTGCCGGctaagcaagaaagaaaaatggcgTGATGACGGAAAATAACTTGCACGGAAGCCTCAAACCGGCATTTACCGGTCAAATAGCGTCCAAGCCTTGGATCCCAACTATATGTGAATAATTCCCTCACCCatccaaaaattttaaaaaagaagaataataataaaattagcaaaattaataatttaaacTTAAATTATCGATGATTTGTGTGTTGAGATGATCGGATGGCTTGGTGCTCTAATGACGGGGACCAGAAATTGCAATTGGAGTGATTTACGGTGCATATATACCTGATCTCTTACGAGAATTCCAAAAGATTCGCGGGGGAGAGGCCGGCGACAAGCCTTCCATCCTCAGAGTAAGAGTGCGATCCAGTATTGCCTCTAATTcaattccttcttcctctctctctcttttctcctcctctccttcaaaagaaaaacaaacaataaaccaaacatgaaagaaacaaaaataaagGGAGAAAGAACACAAGGAATGGCTGCCTAAGTAGGCACACCTGAGGTTCAAGGCTTCTAGGGCTTCTGGTGTAGAGATCTCTGTAATTTTTTGAGAATTATATTTCTCTCTTTCTATCTCCCTGTGTCCTTTGGAAGATGGAAACGGACTGCGGAGGAGGGAGGTAGAGAAAGGAGCTCTTTCTGTTttccttttctcctttttctcttgtaCTTATCTTCCTCATGACGCTTTGAGATCATCACTTGCTTTTTTTCACGATGACATCGACACCGATTACAGTCATAGGTAATAAATAGGTTGGTGGGAGGCTAAGGCTGAACTACGCTAACAGTAAATATGGTGCTTACTCTTACAGTAAATGATCATGGTCGCTGTTTCTGTAGGTACTCACCGAGAACTTTAAGACCATACACGCAAAGGaaaaattgttaaaaaaaaaaaatccaaccgCGGCCATAGCTTTGCCAGGAATTTGACAGGGGTGTTTTTTCAAGACAAAAAAAATGGGGAggaaaaagcaaagaaaaaattaCAGAAAACGGTTTgcttaattattaaaaaatacagAAAACGCAAAACTTTTATGAGAAAggattattttaaattttatgggaCTATTATTAAATTATGTGACATATTATTTGTGGAAGCTGACAACTTGGCAATTCTATAAAATTGCAGATGTAAACCAAGAATAAGATTAACTTCTAGGCTTTGAAGCTAGCAATCAATACCAGAGTTTGATGGTAGATCTGCAGTCGTTCAGACATCCCGAACGTATCGAGGATGAACCAGCACAATTTTGTTCCATTGGATCGAAAAATTAGGCAAGAAAgacgagaaggaagaagaggttgagagagagagaatttttttttttttttaacattaatTTGCCAACTTCAAGCTAAAATTGGCaaacctcctctccctcctctctcttgaTGGGGTGAACTCACAAACACATGGAGGAGGAACTAGAAAAAAAACTTCGGTTAACTTTGGCCACACTGGTACAAATGAAAACCATTAGTATTTATAGTAATGACTTTACAAATGATACGAACAACTAAAAGATAGACATCTAAAAGAGATCTAGATAGACTTCATCAACTAGATAAAGATAAAAAACAATGATAGACCTAATCCACTAAATAAAATTAATCCCAAGAGATAAGATTAAACTGAAAATCTGGATTAACTTCAACCCCCCTCTTCGACTTATACTGTATCGATATACCATACGGTGAACCTTTCCCACTTTTACAACTTACAAGCAGTTTTAGCGGCAACAATACTAAAAATGGACTCCATATCAGTGTCTTGTAGGATATTAGCCAAAAGTAAATCGACACAAATCattaatatatatgtatatccccACGCTAGTTTAGCAAATATAATGGTACATGTTCGCATGATTCACAACATTCGCCCTCTTGAGTAAGTGTGTCTCCCATCAAGttacttatacttttagagagACAAACAGTGCAGCGGACTAGGtggcattttctttttttagtacAACGGCAGTTCATACCCTACGGATGTGGATGtggccaataaaatcagaaaacaacaaaGCAGATAAAGAATCCGGCACTCTGGCAT encodes the following:
- the LOC103707426 gene encoding uncharacterized protein LOC103707426 isoform X1 → MVQLPNPGKFRLDSDPPRAAGVAAAAAAMKVEIEDFLDEEHGPFSKKSRNASLPQQQGRDSEFDMVLLQGMPYNILDEPSPLGLRLRKSPSLLDLIQMRLSQVNSGTMSCILASENADSGKKIDFKFDAVSGTTDKLKASNFPAILLRIGTWERESKYEGDLVAKIYFAKHKLVWEVLEGGLKSKIEIQWSDISDMKARYPENGDGTLDIVLARPPLFYKETDPQPRKHTLWQATTDFTGGQASVHRRHFLKCPQSLLSKNVEKLLQCDPRLNLLSQQPDIILESPYFELRCAVFDDQVEAKSHGFDNMDGKGLTFSGFCDSGSPHTTSSTSMKSAEQDSVGRAPDRVSQEIASPSTGIESQALEEHNSSEAEELKELNRQDQLSARGPKETMSSSHLVNCMEKCTQMASGNPSSSSDALPTKEILENISQQLLDDSQGSSVLDEQSLLPRVNSLLSLITPQSLQVNNNGGRRIVGDESDSVTATEVVDGAQPSVSRNESYGELLINLPRIASLPQFLSNIYEDFEDEGR
- the LOC103707427 gene encoding protein HEADING DATE REPRESSOR 1-like — its product is MEGLSPASPPRIFWNSRKRSAGGRSLENVLKEESLKTPINQSKESRKMDAAPDDQPKEETAEATLSERRRALFEPLEPTMGGSNGCRTTAEVLLPPPDFDSASYPKGWLVGKKRKLVNVDVVESMRRIAIQEMNRKDREIDGLNEQLDEDARCLEHLQVQLLQERSKRAEVERENAMLQDQISMLMNMLEEETQAAVEQAAPTNP
- the LOC103707426 gene encoding uncharacterized protein LOC103707426 isoform X2 — translated: MVQLPNPGKFRLDSDPPRAAGVAAAAAAMKVEIEDFLDEEHGPFSKKSRNASLPQQQGMPYNILDEPSPLGLRLRKSPSLLDLIQMRLSQVNSGTMSCILASENADSGKKIDFKFDAVSGTTDKLKASNFPAILLRIGTWERESKYEGDLVAKIYFAKHKLVWEVLEGGLKSKIEIQWSDISDMKARYPENGDGTLDIVLARPPLFYKETDPQPRKHTLWQATTDFTGGQASVHRRHFLKCPQSLLSKNVEKLLQCDPRLNLLSQQPDIILESPYFELRCAVFDDQVEAKSHGFDNMDGKGLTFSGFCDSGSPHTTSSTSMKSAEQDSVGRAPDRVSQEIASPSTGIESQALEEHNSSEAEELKELNRQDQLSARGPKETMSSSHLVNCMEKCTQMASGNPSSSSDALPTKEILENISQQLLDDSQGSSVLDEQSLLPRVNSLLSLITPQSLQVNNNGGRRIVGDESDSVTATEVVDGAQPSVSRNESYGELLINLPRIASLPQFLSNIYEDFEDEGR